One part of the Ziziphus jujuba cultivar Dongzao chromosome 2, ASM3175591v1 genome encodes these proteins:
- the LOC107418834 gene encoding cytochrome P450 CYP736A12 has protein sequence MSSFVMAIILLLLASVYTIFLLLTRGPNHRKTSQKLPPGPRSLPIIGNLHQLGTLPHHSLQKLAQKHGPIMSIKLGTVQSIVLSSPKAASLFLKTHDTNFASRPKLQASEYLSYGSKGMAFSEYGPYWRSVRKLCTSQLLSGSKTESFAELRKEVVGCLVESVKKSAVDGEVVDLSRKIGEVVEDIATTMIFGKKSRDDRYNLKGLAQELLSLVGAFNLADCVPILGVLDLQGLTKRMKKAGNFVDQVLENIILDHQQDTNPQHQDFVDVLLPLINQPLNPHDEHVYIIDRTNIKAILLDLMVAAFDTSATTVDWTIAELLKNPRVMKKLQNELQSVIGMDKMVEEKDLEKLSYLDMVVKESFRLHPIAPLLVPRECIEDTIIEGHWIPKKSRVMVNAWAIGHDPNVWSENVEEFYPERFIERNIDLKGHNFELLPFGSGRRMCPGMQSGLTIVRLVLAQLVHCFDWELPSGMRPKDIDMAEIFGLSVARADHLLLKPTYRLIGKTT, from the exons ATGTCTTCCTTCGTCATGGCCATTATCCTACTCCTCCTCGCTTCTGTCTACACCATCTTCCTCCTACTAACTCGAGGCCCAAACCATCGAAAAACCAGTCAGAAACTTCCACCGGGACCTCGATCACTACCCATCATCGGAAACCTCCACCAACTCGGCACCCTCCCACACCACAGCCTCCAAAAACTGGCTCAAAAACACGGACCCATCATGTCCATAAAGCTCGGCACGGTCCAATCCATCGTCTTATCATCTCCAAAAGCTGCTTCTCTGTTCCTCAAAACCCACGACACCAATTTCGCAAGCCGACCAAAACTCCAAGCCTCCGAGTACTTATCCTATGGTTCAAAAGGAATGGCTTTCTCCGAATATGGTCCTTATTGGAGGAGTGTAAGAAAGCTTTGCACTTCACAGCTTCTGAGTGGATCGAAAACCGAGTCATTTGCTGAGTTGAGGAAGGAAGTGGTTGGATGTTTGGTGGAATCGGTGAAGAAATCGGCGGTGGATGGTGAAGTTGTGGATTTGAGTAGGAAGATCGGTGAGGTAGTGGAGGATATAGCAACGACGATGATATTTGGTAAGAAAAGTAGAGATGATAGGTATAATCTGAAGGGACTTGCTCAGGAGTTGTTGAGTTTGGTTGGTGCTTTCAATCTTGCTGATTGTGTTCCAATTCTTGGAGTTCTTGATCTCcag GGATTGACAAAGCGCATGAAGAAAGCCGGCAACTTCGTGGACCAAGTGTTAGAGAACATCATTTTGGATCACCAACAAGACACAAACCCTCAACACCAAGATTTTGTTGACGTCCTACTTCCATTGATTAACCAACCGTTGAATCCCCATGACGAGCACGTCTACATAATCGATCGAACAAATATCAAAGCCATTTTACTCGACTTAATGGTAGCTGCATTCGATACTTCAGCCACCACCGTCGACTGGACAATCGCAGAACTTCTAAAGAATCCTAGAGTGATGAAAAAGCTTCAGAACGAGTTACAAAGTGTAATTGGCATGGACAAAATGGTAGAAGAAAAGGATTTAGAAAAATTGAGCTACTTAGACATGGTAGTGAAGGAGAGCTTCAGGTTACACCCAATTGCACCATTACTAGTCCCTCGGGAGTGCATAGAAGACACAATCATTGAAGGACATTGGATACCGAAGAAATCGAGAGTGATGGTGAACGCTTGGGCAATAGGGCATGATCCGAATGTGTGGTCCGAAAATGTTGAAGAATTCTATCCAGAAAGGTTTATTGAGAGGAATATAGACCTAAAAGGGCATAATTTTGAGCTTCTTCCATTTGGTTCTGGTCGTAGAATGTGTCCTGGAATGCAATCTGGCTTGACTATTGTTAGATTGGTTTTGGCTCAGCTTGTGCATTGCTTTGATTGGGAGCTTCCTAGTGGTATGCGGCCTAAGGACATTGacatggctgagatttttggtctTTCTGTAGCAAGAGCGGATCACTTGTTATTGAAGCCTACGTACCGGTTAATCGGTAAAACCACATAA